One window of the Perca flavescens isolate YP-PL-M2 chromosome 16, PFLA_1.0, whole genome shotgun sequence genome contains the following:
- the nefma gene encoding neurofilament, medium polypeptide a, with protein sequence MSYPVDTVGSPFRRTMDTRTTGYGYSRSGGTPSSGFRSQSWSRASPGSTMTTSYKRSVNMPVSRAYGSTVLSSADSVDYSQTSILNGDYKRSSEKEQLQGLNDRFAVYIDKVHYLEQQNTQIESEIQALRQKQVSRSQLGDVYDQELQELRSMLEQIHNDKAQIQLDTDHIDEDIQRLRDRLDEEARIREETEAIIRALRKETGDSKLVKSELDKKVQSLQDEIAYIRNNHEEEVSELIAQIQESQVTMKRQDLQKTDITEALREIRCELEGHSNQNLQQVENWFMCRYAKLSEAAEQNKDAIKSARDEISDYRRQLQSKTVELESVRGTRDSLERQLNDIEDRHNSDLSSLQETIHQMDNELKSTKWEMARHLREYQDLLNVKMALDIEIAAYRKLLEGEETHFSTFPYRQTVTPTRISKSEPPKFKVQHKFVEEIIEETRVEDEKSEMDQALEDIAQELSATLGGGGDEEDEGEEGGEGEEEEAEGAGEEGEEGEGEEEEVVAATEAKVSSSAPAKEEEEAEEDVKGGDEEEEGEGEGGEEGEKEEEGKGGDKEKGDDAEEGEEGEEGDEEVEETVLCSKAPESKATPDKEKAGDKEGEEDAGAEEEGGDQDEDAGGEKASKSGDEKEEKEDADKGKKDDSEKDEKKVKDEKADDKSEEAVAKTEAPKTEASKPDSPKPASPKSESPKVGSPKSESPKPSSPKVESPKSESPKPSSPKVVSPKSESPKPSSPKAESPKSESPKPSSPKAESPKSESPKPSSPKAESPKSESPKPESPKAESPKTETAKPEAPIAAEEKSEKKSDSTDKKVEKKDVAMNGDLDKSSPEEIEKKDEGKEGDVIANGVDESPSKEDGSQKVVITKTVETITTGEDGSKHVTKSVTVTETMKEEVEEVMQVSTKKTEKHSTQSIKQVTEAE encoded by the exons ATGAGTTACCCGGTGGACACGGTAGGGAGCCCCTTCAGGAGAACTATGGATACTAGGACGACCGGCTACGGCTACAGCCGCTCCGGTGGCACCCCCTCCAGCGGCTTTCGCTCCCAGTCTTGGTCCCGGGCAAGCCCCGGCTCCACCATGACCACGTCCTACAAGAGGAGCGTGAACATGCCGGTGTCCCGAGCATACGGCTCAACGGTGCTCAGCTCCGCCGACAGCGTTGATTACAGTCAAACCTCTATCCTGAACGGAGACTACAAGCGATCTAGCGAGAAAGAGCAACTCCAAGGGCTCAACGACCGTTTTGCTGTTTACATTGACAAGGTGCACTACCTGGAGCAGCAGAACACGCAGATCGAGTCGGAGATCCAGGCACTGCGGCAGAAGCAGGTGTCCCGCTCCCAGCTGGGCGACGTCTACGACCAGGAGCTGCAGGAACTTCGCTCCATGCTGGAACAGATCCACAACGACAAGGCGCAAATCCAGCTCGACACCGACCACATCGACGAGGATATCCAGCGGCTGAGGGACCGCTTGGACGAAGAGGCTCGCATCCGGGAGGAGACAGAGGCCATCATCCGCGCCCTGAGGAAGGAAACCGGGGACTCGAAGTTGGTGAAGTCGGAGTTGGATAAGAAAGTTCAGTCGCTGCAGGATGAGATCGCCTATATTCGCAACAACCACGAGGAAGAGGTGAGCGAGCTCATCGCCCAGATCCAGGAGTCTCAGGTGACCATGAAGAGGCAAGACCTCCAGAAGACAGACATCACCGAGGCTCTCCGGGAGATCCGCTGCGAGCTGGAGGGCCACTCGAACCAGAACCTGCAGCAGGTGGAGAACTGGTTCATGTGCCGCTACGCCAAACTCAGCGAGGCCGCGGAGCAGAACAAGGACGCCATAAAGTCCGCCCGTGATGAGATATCCGACTACCGCCGCCAGCTGCAGTCCAAGACGGTGGAGTTGGAGTCCGTCCGCGGGACAAGAGACTCGCTGGAGAGGCAGCTGAACGACATCGAGGACCGCCACAACAGCGACCTGTCCAGCCTGCAG GAGACAATTCACCAGATGGATAATGAGCTCAAGAGCACCAAATGGGAGATGGCTCGTCACCTGCGCGAGTACCAGGACCTGCTCAATGTCAAGATGGCCTTGGACATTGAGATTGCTGCATACAG GAAACTCCTGGAGGGCGAGGAGACCCACTTCAGCACTTTCCCTTATCGCCAGACAGTCACCCCCACCAGAATCTCTAAATCAGAGCCTCCCAAGTTTAAGGTGCAGCACAAGTTTGTGGAGGAGATCATCGAGGAGACGAGGGTGGAAGACGAAAAGTCTGAAATGGACCAGGCCCTGGAAGACATAGCACAAGAGCTGTCTGCCACACTCGGAGGGGGAGGAGATGAGGAAGACGAGGgggaagagggaggagagggagaggaagaggaagcagAGGGCGCAGgggaagagggagaagagggtGAGGGCGAGGAAGAGGAAGTTGTAGCCGCCACTGAAGCCAAAGTTAGCTCTAGTGCACCCGctaaggaggaagaggaggcggaggaggatGTAAAAGGTGGCgatgaggaagaagagggggagggagaaggCGGtgaagaaggagagaaggaagaaGAAGGTAAGGGAGGGGATAAGGAAAAGGGGGATGATGCAGAGGAAGGCGAagaaggagaagagggagatgaGGAAGTTGAGGAGACAGTATTGTGCTCCAAAGCACCAGAGTCTAAAGCCACTCCTGACAAAGAGAAGGCCGGAGACAAAGAAGGAGAAGAGGATGCTGGTGCCGAAGAGGAGGGCGGCGATCAGGATGAAGATGCAGGCGGTGAGAAAGCATCCAAAAGCGGAgatgagaaagaggaaaaagaggatGCTGACAAAGGCAAAAAGGATGATAGTGAAAAAGACGAGAAGAAGGTAAAAGATGAGAAAGCGGACGACAAATCAGAAGAAGCTGTAGCCAAGACAGAAGCTCCGAAAACTGAGGCATCAAAACCTGATTCTCCAAAGCCTGCATCTCCGAAGTCTGAGTCCCCCAAAGTAGGCTCACCAAAGTCGGAATCCCCAAAACCTAGCTCCCCAAAAGTAGAGTCCCCTAAGTCAGAATCCCCAAAACCTAGCTCCCCAAAAGTAGTGTCCCCTAAGTCAGAATCCCCTAAACCTAGCTCCCCCAAAGCCGAGTCCCCTAAGTCAGAATCCCCAAAACCTAGCTCCCCCAAAGCCGAGTCCCCTAAGTCAGAATCCCCAAAACCTAGCTCCCCCAAAGCCGAGTCCCCTAAGTCAGAATCCCCAAAACCTGAATCTCCAAAAGCTGAATCCCCAAAGACAGAGACCGCCAAGCCTGAGGCCCCTATAGCTGCTGAAGAGAAATCAGAGAAAAAGAGTGATTCAACAGATAAAAAGGTAGAAAAGAAGGATGTAGCCATGAACGGCGATCTAGACAAGAGCAGCCCAGAAGAGATAGAGAAGAAGGATGAGGGGAAAGAAGGCGACGTGATTGCTAACGGCGTGGACGAGAGCCCGTCCAAGGAAGATGGCAGCCAGAAAGTGGTGATCACCAAAACCGTGGAGACAATCACCACCGGAGAGGACGGGTCCAAGCATGTGACCAAATCTGTCACTGTGACCGAGACGAtgaaggaggaggtggaggaggtgatGCAGGTCTCCACCAAGAAAACCGAGAAGCACTCCACCCAGTCCATCAAGCAGGTGACGGAGGCCGAATGA
- the nefla gene encoding neurofilament light polypeptide: MSSIGYDPYYSASPYRRWYVEAPPRVAVTRGRTHSVYSSHASPMSSRVKYSSPGRVLLSSSSQASSLELELSQAAQISSDFRTVRTQERSQLQDLNDRFAGFIERVRELEQQNRALEAELLLLRQRHNEPSRLRALYEQEARSLRAAVDEARAEQQAVLGQRERLEQTLSALQGRYEEEVLAREEAEGRLMDARRGADQAALAKAELEKSVETLLEELAFLKRIHEGEVVELQAQVQLGVQVAVESEAAAPDLSGALRDIRSQYERLAARNMQAAEEWFRVKVGTMTETAAQHSDAMRSSKDEAGEYRRQLQARLLEIDACRGLNESLQKQLHEMEDKQNAEIDSMHDTIAELESELRGTKQEMARYLKEYQDLLNVKMALDIEIAAYRKLLEGEESRFSVGGPGSVSSMYSHSFSAPCFARPILSSMSSGSSYLMTSRLLSSSFSTTEGIISASHAQQAEASPPGEEEKAEEEVKEEEEEEEKEEEEGQETEETKGEEEKEDEEEGEEEGDEEKEDEEEAKGDEEAKEGEEGGDGEEQTEEVTEAAEDDGEKEDKGEGEETEVKEEAHEEVKTEGGDDKDEDAKEEEKEEKEEAKKGDKAEDKADDKVDDKADDKADDKADDKVPPKTDDKADAIKEKEEGKAIKPEAAEEKSTKGKK, translated from the exons ATGAGTAGCATTGGATATGACCCCTACTATTCTGCCTCGCCATACAGACGCTGGTATGTCGAGGCTCCCCCTCGTGTCGCGGTAACCAGAGGGAGGACCCACTCCGTCTACTCCTCCCATGCTTCCCCGATGTCCTCCCGTGTCAAGTACTCCTCTCCTGGCCGGGTgctgctctcctcctcctcacaagCCTCTTCCCTGGAGCTGGAGCTTAGCCAGGCCGCCCAGATCAGCTCCGATTTCCGCACCGTACGCACACAAGAGCGCAGCCAGCTGCAGGACCTCAACGACCGCTTTGCTGGCTTCATTGAGAGAGTGCGTGAGCTGGAGCAGCAGAACCGTGCTCTGGAggcagagctgctgctgctgaggcaGAGGCACAATGAGCCATCCCGCCTGAGAGCGCTGTATGAGCAAGAGGCCCGGTCCCTGAGAGCCGCCGTGGATGAGGCCAGGGCAGAACAGCAGGCTGTGCTGGGACAGAGAGAGCGGCTGGAACAAACCCTGAGCGCCTTGCAGGGTCGAtatgaggaggaggtgctggCTCGCGAAGAGGCCGAGGGCCGGCTGATGGACGCCCGTCGTGGGGCCGACCAGGCTGCCTTAGCTAAGGCTGAGCTGGAGAAGAGCGTTGAAACTCTGCTGGAGGAGCTGGCCTTCCTCAAGAGGATTCATGAAGGCGAGGTGGTTGAGCTTCAGGCCCAGGTCCAGCTGGGTGTCCAGGTGGCGGTAGAGTCTGAGGCCGCAGCTCCAGACCTCTCCGGGGCTCTCAGGGACATCCGGTCCCAGTATGAAAGGCTGGCAGCAAGAAACATGCAGGCAGCAGAGGAGTGGTTCAGAGTGAAGGTGGGCACCATGACTGAAACCGCGGCCCAGCACAGCGACGCCATGAGAAGCTCCAAGGACGAAGCAGGAGAGTACCGGCGCCAGCTCCAGGCCCGCCTGCTGGAGATCGATGCATGCAGAGGCCTCAATGAATCCCTGCAGAAACAGCTGCATGAGATGGAGGACAAGCAGAACGCTGAGATAGATTCTATGCAC GACACCATTGCAGAGCTGGAGAGTGAGCTAAGGGGCACCAAACAGGAAATGGCACGTTACCTGAAAGAGTACCAGGACCTTCTGAATGTCAAGATGGCTCTGGACATCGAGATTGCTGCCTACAG GAAGCTACTGGAAGGGGAGGAGTCTCGCTTCAGTGTAGGGGGGCCTGGGAGTGTGTCCTCTATGTACAGCCACAGTTTCTCAGCGCCCTGCTTCGCCCGGCCCATCCTCTCCAGCATGAGCTCTGGCTCCTCCTACCTGATGACATCACGCCTGCTCAGCTCCAGCTTCAGCACCACCGAGGGGATCATCTCTGCCAGCCACGCCCAGCAAGCAGAGGCCAGCCCCCCCGGGGAAGAGGAGAAAGCCGAGGAGGAAgtaaaggaggaagaggaggaggaggagaaggaagaggaggaaggacaGGAGACGGAGGAGACAAAGggggaagaggagaaggaggatgaagaggaaggagaggaggagggagatgaagagaaggaagatgaagaagaggcTAAGGGAGATGAAGAAGCTAAGGAGGGAGAAGAGG GTGGTGATGGGGAGGAGCAAACGGAAGAGGTGACAGAGGCCGCTGAAGATGACGGGGAGAAAGAGGAcaaaggagaaggagaggaaaccGAGGTCAAAGAGGAAGCACATGAGGAGGTAAAAACAGAAGGAGGTGATGACAAAGATGAGGatgcaaaagaagaagaaaaagaggagaaagaagaagcaaaaaaaggcgacaaagCCGAAGACAAAGCCGATGACAAAGTCGACGACAAAGCTGACGACAAAGCTGACGACAAAGCCGACGACAAAGTTCCTCCGAAAACAGATGACAAAGCTGACGCCATaaaggagaaagaggaaggaaaagcAATCAAACCTGAAGCTGCAGAAGAAAAAAGCACAAAGGGTAAAAAGTAA
- the pgam2 gene encoding phosphoglycerate mutase 2 — MAATHRLVIVRHGESAWNQENRFCGWFDADLSEKGVEEAKRGALAIKEAGLKFDVCYTSVLKRAVKTLWTIMEGTDQMWLPVIRTWRLNERHYGGLTGLNKAETAEKHGEEQVKIWRRSFDIPPPPMDKDHPYNKVISESRRYKNLKPGELPTCESLKDTIARALPFWNDVIAPEIKAGKNVIIAAHGNSLRGIVKHLEGMSDAAIMELNLPTGIPIVYELDANLKPVKPMAFLGDEETVKKAMEAVAAQGKAKK, encoded by the exons atggcTGCTACCCATCGTTTGGTTATCGTCCGTCACGGTGAGAGCGCCTGGAACCAAGAGAACCGCTTCTGCGGCTGGTTCGATGCTGACCTCAGTGAGAAGGGTGTGGAGGAGGCCAAGCGTGGAGCCCTGGCTATCAAAGAGGCAGGCCTCAAGTTTGACGTGTGCTATACCTCCGTGTTGAAACGTGCTGTGAAGACTCTGTGGACCATCATGGAAGGCACAGACCAGATGTGGCTGCCTGTGATTCGTACCTGGCGTCTGAATGAGCGTCACTACGGAGGCCTTACTGGTCTGAACAAGGCCGAGACGGCTGAAAAGCACGGCGAGGAGCAGGTGAAGATCTGGCGCCGCTCCTTTGACATCCCACCTCCACCCATGGACAAGGACCATCCTTACAACAAAGTCATCAGCGAG TCCCGGCGCTACAAGAATCTGAAGCCCGGTGAGCTCCCCACATGTGAGTCACTGAAGGACACCATTGCCCGCGCCCTGCCTTTCTGGAATGATGTCATCGCACCTGAAATCAAGGCGGGAAAGAATGTTATCATCGCTGCCCACGGCAACAGCCTCCGGGGCATCGTCAAGCACTTGGAGG GTATGTCTGATGCAGCCATCATGGAGCTGAACCTGCCCACAGGAATCCCAATTGTGTACGAGCTGGACGCAAACCTGAAGCCTGTAAAGCCCATGGCTTTCCTCGGTGATGAGGAAACAGTGAAGAAGGCCATGGAGGCTGTGGCCGCCCAGGGCAAAGCCAAGAAGTAA
- the LOC114571571 gene encoding syntaxin-2 isoform X2 has product MLCSNHVTASSEFEGHDMTDTAESTFNLEDFFKTVEEVRSLIEKISCQAEEVQKRYGAILATPNPDKKNKDELKLLNSETKKNANLVRTKLNSMQKNLDVDENNKAASVIQRIQKNQHSHLTRCFAEVMRGYHKAQISFREKCKAHIQRQLEIVDEVTTDEELEEMLHRDNLAIFISDINSDARISSQALSEIESRHQDIICLESSIKQLHDIFSDTAMLLETQGELINNIEKNVTSAAEYIDISKAKTCEAVAYKKNPHKIASLPSFFKHFKRKTTAKTAADQNTSDLNHD; this is encoded by the exons AtgctttgttctaatcacgtcacAGCCTCCTCGGAGTTTGAGG GACATGACATGACAGATACAGCGGAGAGCACGTTCAACCTGGAGGATTTTTTCAAAACG GTGGAGGAGGTGAGAAGCCTCATTGAAAAAATCTCCTGCCAAGCAGAAGAGGTGCAGAAAAGATATGGCGCCATCCTTGCCACTCCAAACCCAGACAAGA AAAACAAAGACGAGCTGAAGCTGCTGAACAGTGAGACCAAGAAGAACGCCAACTTGGTCCGAACCAAGTTGAACT CAATGCAGAAGAACTTGGATGTGGATGAGAACAATAAAGCGGCCTCAGTAATTCAGCGTATTCAGAAGAACCAG CACTCACACCTGACTCGGTGCTTTGCTGAAGTCATGAGGGGCTACCATAAGGCACAAATCTCCTTCAGAGAGAAATGCAAAGCTCACATTCAGAGACAGTTGGAGATTG tGGATGAAGTGACTACAGATGAAGAGTTGGAGGAGATGCTGCACCGTGACAATCTTGCCATCTTCATATCTGAT ATCAACTCTGACGCTCGAATTTCAAGCCAGGCTCTGAGTGAGATTGAATCTCGTCATCAGGACATCATCTGCCTCGAGTCCAGCATCAAACAGCTGCACGACATATTTTCTGACACTGCCATGCTGTTGGAGACTCAG GGGGAATTGATCAACAACATAGAAAAGAATGTAACTAGTGCTGCAGAGTATATAGACATATCCAAAGCAAAAACCTGTGAAGCAGTCGCGTACAAGAAGAACCCACACAAGATAGCATCTCTCCCGAGCTTCTTCAAGCATTTCAAGAGAAAAACCACTGCTAAAACTGCTGCTGATCAAAACACTTCAGACTTAAACCATGACTGA
- the LOC114571571 gene encoding syntaxin-2 isoform X3, giving the protein MTDTAESTFNLEDFFKTVEEVRSLIEKISCQAEEVQKRYGAILATPNPDKKNKDELKLLNSETKKNANLVRTKLNSMQKNLDVDENNKAASVIQRIQKNQHSHLTRCFAEVMRGYHKAQISFREKCKAHIQRQLEIVDEVTTDEELEEMLHRDNLAIFISDINSDARISSQALSEIESRHQDIICLESSIKQLHDIFSDTAMLLETQGELINNIEKNVTSAAEYIDISKAKTCEAVAYKKNPHKIASLPSFFKHFKRKTTAKTAADQNTSDLNHD; this is encoded by the exons ATGACAGATACAGCGGAGAGCACGTTCAACCTGGAGGATTTTTTCAAAACG GTGGAGGAGGTGAGAAGCCTCATTGAAAAAATCTCCTGCCAAGCAGAAGAGGTGCAGAAAAGATATGGCGCCATCCTTGCCACTCCAAACCCAGACAAGA AAAACAAAGACGAGCTGAAGCTGCTGAACAGTGAGACCAAGAAGAACGCCAACTTGGTCCGAACCAAGTTGAACT CAATGCAGAAGAACTTGGATGTGGATGAGAACAATAAAGCGGCCTCAGTAATTCAGCGTATTCAGAAGAACCAG CACTCACACCTGACTCGGTGCTTTGCTGAAGTCATGAGGGGCTACCATAAGGCACAAATCTCCTTCAGAGAGAAATGCAAAGCTCACATTCAGAGACAGTTGGAGATTG tGGATGAAGTGACTACAGATGAAGAGTTGGAGGAGATGCTGCACCGTGACAATCTTGCCATCTTCATATCTGAT ATCAACTCTGACGCTCGAATTTCAAGCCAGGCTCTGAGTGAGATTGAATCTCGTCATCAGGACATCATCTGCCTCGAGTCCAGCATCAAACAGCTGCACGACATATTTTCTGACACTGCCATGCTGTTGGAGACTCAG GGGGAATTGATCAACAACATAGAAAAGAATGTAACTAGTGCTGCAGAGTATATAGACATATCCAAAGCAAAAACCTGTGAAGCAGTCGCGTACAAGAAGAACCCACACAAGATAGCATCTCTCCCGAGCTTCTTCAAGCATTTCAAGAGAAAAACCACTGCTAAAACTGCTGCTGATCAAAACACTTCAGACTTAAACCATGACTGA
- the LOC114571571 gene encoding syntaxin-2 isoform X1 has protein sequence MLCSNHVTASSEFEAGHDMTDTAESTFNLEDFFKTVEEVRSLIEKISCQAEEVQKRYGAILATPNPDKKNKDELKLLNSETKKNANLVRTKLNSMQKNLDVDENNKAASVIQRIQKNQHSHLTRCFAEVMRGYHKAQISFREKCKAHIQRQLEIVDEVTTDEELEEMLHRDNLAIFISDINSDARISSQALSEIESRHQDIICLESSIKQLHDIFSDTAMLLETQGELINNIEKNVTSAAEYIDISKAKTCEAVAYKKNPHKIASLPSFFKHFKRKTTAKTAADQNTSDLNHD, from the exons AtgctttgttctaatcacgtcacAGCCTCCTCGGAGTTTGAGG CAGGACATGACATGACAGATACAGCGGAGAGCACGTTCAACCTGGAGGATTTTTTCAAAACG GTGGAGGAGGTGAGAAGCCTCATTGAAAAAATCTCCTGCCAAGCAGAAGAGGTGCAGAAAAGATATGGCGCCATCCTTGCCACTCCAAACCCAGACAAGA AAAACAAAGACGAGCTGAAGCTGCTGAACAGTGAGACCAAGAAGAACGCCAACTTGGTCCGAACCAAGTTGAACT CAATGCAGAAGAACTTGGATGTGGATGAGAACAATAAAGCGGCCTCAGTAATTCAGCGTATTCAGAAGAACCAG CACTCACACCTGACTCGGTGCTTTGCTGAAGTCATGAGGGGCTACCATAAGGCACAAATCTCCTTCAGAGAGAAATGCAAAGCTCACATTCAGAGACAGTTGGAGATTG tGGATGAAGTGACTACAGATGAAGAGTTGGAGGAGATGCTGCACCGTGACAATCTTGCCATCTTCATATCTGAT ATCAACTCTGACGCTCGAATTTCAAGCCAGGCTCTGAGTGAGATTGAATCTCGTCATCAGGACATCATCTGCCTCGAGTCCAGCATCAAACAGCTGCACGACATATTTTCTGACACTGCCATGCTGTTGGAGACTCAG GGGGAATTGATCAACAACATAGAAAAGAATGTAACTAGTGCTGCAGAGTATATAGACATATCCAAAGCAAAAACCTGTGAAGCAGTCGCGTACAAGAAGAACCCACACAAGATAGCATCTCTCCCGAGCTTCTTCAAGCATTTCAAGAGAAAAACCACTGCTAAAACTGCTGCTGATCAAAACACTTCAGACTTAAACCATGACTGA